From one Pogoniulus pusillus isolate bPogPus1 unplaced genomic scaffold, bPogPus1.pri S76, whole genome shotgun sequence genomic stretch:
- the NCKAP1L gene encoding nck-associated protein 1-like isoform X9, translating to MSLPSIYQHKLAEKLTLLNERGRGVLVRIYHIKKTCSEPSSRPQFLSDKALEASLRAIGRRFPQLEPRSCSQLLAPLQKDKAALAQQLAPFYQTFLDVLEFRDHVYELLSTIDASQCFFDIHLNYDLTKSYLDLVATYVSLVLLLARTEDRRLLIGTYHCAHEMTHGTGDPSFARLAQMVLEYDHPLKKLAEEFGPHTQAVSSALLSLHFLFARRNQSAEQWRREQLLSLLGTVGTMLSPASSDTVACEYLSLEVMERWILLGFLVCPGALNSSPQCQELWCQALQGTLFVTLLRDEALQVHKVTEELLGSLKGFGKRVADVKECKDHAVAHSGSLHRGRRSYLRGAVRELWALLEDQPGLLAPKALFVFMALSFCRDEVAWLARHAGHVTKTKTPEDFMDSQVAELLFLMEQLRRLARQQRQLLRRYHCPYLARFDALVLSEVIQNLSVCPEEESIILSSFVSSLSALSGKEADEQQQFDFRALRLDWFRLQAYTSVAKAALPLRLCPAVAQVLNLIAFHTKLLDSLEQLLQETSDLSDLCFYPRPLEKLFLATMEEPSMLRYCLAFPLLCAHFSHCTHPMCPEEYPQLEATALGLCQRFLQEVAREACGCLLEACAEQHSLSQQLLPKHCAGTVGKAGSKKSLRAASKKGEAERDKPGAESHRRDRTHSTNLDKLHQTLAELSLSLNSVPSFSVFGHTVVPAEYLSSQLELRLTKAIVALAGYNQATQEVARPSEVLLGLSSYMSLVQRQCQLLGLDPGRLLRSVLLQQTQPRDASGHQTLTTIYTNWYLEALLRQASSGALVPAPALQAFRAVPREGEAPLRAEQFSDVCEMRALAELLGPYGMRFLSDNLMWHVGSQVAELKKLVAENMDTLVQLRSSCGRPEQMAALVPRLTSAESLLKRLTIVGQILSFRAMAQQGLREAFAHHCPFLMGPIECLSEAVSPDADIQHLRAGLGRWHPLRG from the exons ATGTCCTTGCCCTCCATCTACCAGCAcaagctggcagagaagctgaccCTGCTGAACGAGCGAGGCAGAGGGGTCCTGGTCCGCATCTACCACATCAAGAAG ACCTGCTCGGAGCCCAGCTCGCGGCCGCAGTTCCTCTCGGACAAGGCCCTGGAGGCTTCGCTCAGAGCCATCGGCAGGAGGTTCCCGCAGCTGGAGCCGCGGAGCTGCTCG cagctcctggccccgCTGCAGAAGGACAAAGCTGcccttgcccagcagctggcacctttCTACCAGACCTTCCTGGACGTCCTGGAGTTCAGG GACCACGTCTACGAGCTGCTGAGCACCATCGATGCCAGCCAATGCTTCTTCGACATC cacctcaactaCGACCTGACCAAGAGCTACCTGGACCTGGTTGCCACCTACGtgtccctggtgctgctgctggcacgcACCGAGGACCGCAGGCTGCTGATTGGCACCTACCACTGTGCCCACGAGATGACTCACGGCACCGG TGACCCCAGCTTTGCCCGCCTGGCACAGATGGTACTGGAGTACGACCACCCCCTCaagaagctggcagaggagtttgggCCTCATACCCAG gccgtcagcagtgccctcctgtccctgcacttCCTCTTTGCCCGCCGCAACCAAAGTGCCGAGCAGTGGCgcagggagcagctcctcagcctgcttgGCACCGTGGGCACCAtgctcagccctgccagctccgACACC GTGGCATGCGAGtacctgtccctggaggtgatggagcGCTGGATCCTGC TGGGGTTCCTGGTGTGCCCGGGGGCACTGAACTCGTCCcctcagtgccaggagctgtggtGCCAGGCCCTGCAGGGCACTCTCTTTGTCACCCTGCTCCGGGACGAGGCCCTGCAGGTGCACAAAGTCAccgaggagctgctgggcagcctcaaGGG ctttgGCAAGCGTGTGGCAGACGTCAAGGAGTGCAAGGACCATGCCGTGGCACACAG TGGGTCCCTGCACCGGGGCCGGAGGAGTTACCTGCGTGGGgctgtgagggagctgtgggcactgctggaggaCCAACCTGGGCTGCTGGCACCTAAG GCCCTCTTTGTCTTCATGGCATTGTCCTTCTGCCGGGACGAGGTGGCCTGGCTGGCACGGCACGCCGGGCACGTCACCAAGACCAAGACCCCCGAGGACTTCATGGACAG CCAGGTGGCAgagttgctgttcctgatgGAGCAGCTGCGGCGCCTGGCACGGCAGCAGCGGCAGCTCCTGCGGCGTTACCACTGCCCCTACCTGGCACGCTTCGACGCGCTGGTGCTGAGCGAGGTCATCCAG AACCTCTCCGTGTGCCCCGAGGAGGAGTCAATCATCCTCTCCTCCTTCGTCAGCAGCCTCTCGGCTCTCTCGGGCAAGGAAG CTGacgagcagcagcagtttgacTTCCGAGCGCTGCGCCTGGACTGGTTCCGCCTGcag GCCTACACCAGCGTGGCCAAGGCAGCTCTGCCGCTGCGGCTCTGCCCGGCCGTGGCTCAGGTGCTGAACCTCATCGCGTTCCACACCAAGCTGCTGgacagcctggagcagctgctgcaggagacctCGGACCTCTCCGACCTCTG TTTCTACCCACGCCCACTGGAGAAGCTGTTCCTGGCGACCATGGAGGAGCCTTCGATGCTGCGCTACTGCCTGGCAttccccctgctctgtgcccacttCTCCCACTGCACCCACCCCATGTGCCCGGAGGAG tacccccagctggaggccactgccctggggctgtgccagaGGTTCCTGCAGGAGGTTGCCAGGGAGGCCTGCGGCTGCCTGCTGGAGGCCTGCGcggagcagcacagcctgagccagcAG ctgctgcccaagCACTGCGCTGGCACTGtgggcaaagctggcagcaagAAGTCCCTGAGGGCAGCAAGCAagaagggagaggctgagagggacaAGCCAGGGGCAGAGAGCCACAGGAGGGACAGGACCCACAGCACCAA cctggacaagctgcaccagacactggcagagctctccctcagcctcaactctgtgcccagcttcaGCGTCTTTGGGCACACAGTGGTGCCAGCTGAGTacctcagcagccagctggagctGCGCCTCACCAA aGCCATCGTGGCCCTGGCAGGCTACAACCAGGCCACCCAGGAGGTTGCCAGGCCCTcggaggtgctgctggggctgagctcctACATGAGCCTGGTGCagaggcagtgccagctgctggggctggaccCTGGGCGCCTGCTCCgcagtgtcctgctgcagcagacccAGCCCCGCGATGCCAGCGGGCACCAGACCCTCACCACCATCTACACCAACTG GTACCTGGAGGCGCTGCTGCGGCAGGCCAGCAGCGGTGCCCTGGTGCCCGCCCCGGCGCTGCAGGCGTTCCGCGCCGTGCCGCGGGAGGGCGAAGCTCCGCTCCGCGCCGAGCAGTTCTCTGACGTCTGCG AGATGCGggcgctggcagagctgctcggCCCCTACGGGATGAGGTTCCTGAGCGACAACCTGATGTGGCACGTGGGCTCCCAGGTGGCAGAGCTGAAG AAGCTGGTGGCAGAGAACATGGACACCTTGGTGCAGCTGCGCTCCAGCTGCGGCAGGCCCGAGCAGATGGCAGCGCTGGTGCCACGCCTGACCT CGGCCGAGAGCCTCCTGAAGCGCCTGACCATCGTGGGCCAGATCCTCAGCTTCAGAGCCAtggcccagcaggggctgcggGAG GCCTTtgcccaccactgccccttcctGATGGGCCCCATCGAGTGCCTGAGCGAGGCTGTCAGCCCCGACGCCGACATCCAG CATCTTCGAGCTGGCCTCGGCCGCTGGCATCCCCTGCGAGGTTGA
- the NCKAP1L gene encoding nck-associated protein 1-like isoform X7 — MSLPSIYQHKLAEKLTLLNERGRGVLVRIYHIKKTCSEPSSRPQFLSDKALEASLRAIGRRFPQLEPRSCSQLLAPLQKDKAALAQQLAPFYQTFLDVLEFRDHVYELLSTIDASQCFFDIHLNYDLTKSYLDLVATYVSLVLLLARTEDRRLLIGTYHCAHEMTHGTGDPSFARLAQMVLEYDHPLKKLAEEFGPHTQAVSSALLSLHFLFARRNQSAEQWRREQLLSLLGTVGTMLSPASSDTVACEYLSLEVMERWILLGFLVCPGALNSSPQCQELWCQALQGTLFVTLLRDEALQVHKVTEELLGSLKGFGKRVADVKECKDHAVAHSGSLHRGRRSYLRGAVRELWALLEDQPGLLAPKALFVFMALSFCRDEVAWLARHAGHVTKTKTPEDFMDSQVAELLFLMEQLRRLARQQRQLLRRYHCPYLARFDALVLSEVIQNLSVCPEEESIILSSFVSSLSALSGKEADEQQQFDFRALRLDWFRLQAYTSVAKAALPLRLCPAVAQVLNLIAFHTKLLDSLEQLLQETSDLSDLCFYPRPLEKLFLATMEEPSMLRYCLAFPLLCAHFSHCTHPMCPEEYPQLEATALGLCQRFLQEVAREACGCLLEACAEQHSLSQQLLPKHCAGTVGKAGSKKSLRAASKKGEAERDKPGAESHRRDRTHSTNLDKLHQTLAELSLSLNSVPSFSVFGHTVVPAEYLSSQLELRLTKAIVALAGYNQATQEVARPSEVLLGLSSYMSLVQRQCQLLGLDPGRLLRSVLLQQTQPRDASGHQTLTTIYTNWYLEALLRQASSGALVPAPALQAFRAVPREGEAPLRAEQFSDVCEMRALAELLGPYGMRFLSDNLMWHVGSQVAELKKLVAENMDTLVQLRSSCGRPEQMAALVPRLTSAESLLKRLTIVGQILSFRAMAQQGLREMAQPRRRTTKSAACCWCSWQCRCPCWHPTQPPSTAPSWTAMPTAPTAWPRQSSSSLLPSSRSTTGTSRPT, encoded by the exons ATGTCCTTGCCCTCCATCTACCAGCAcaagctggcagagaagctgaccCTGCTGAACGAGCGAGGCAGAGGGGTCCTGGTCCGCATCTACCACATCAAGAAG ACCTGCTCGGAGCCCAGCTCGCGGCCGCAGTTCCTCTCGGACAAGGCCCTGGAGGCTTCGCTCAGAGCCATCGGCAGGAGGTTCCCGCAGCTGGAGCCGCGGAGCTGCTCG cagctcctggccccgCTGCAGAAGGACAAAGCTGcccttgcccagcagctggcacctttCTACCAGACCTTCCTGGACGTCCTGGAGTTCAGG GACCACGTCTACGAGCTGCTGAGCACCATCGATGCCAGCCAATGCTTCTTCGACATC cacctcaactaCGACCTGACCAAGAGCTACCTGGACCTGGTTGCCACCTACGtgtccctggtgctgctgctggcacgcACCGAGGACCGCAGGCTGCTGATTGGCACCTACCACTGTGCCCACGAGATGACTCACGGCACCGG TGACCCCAGCTTTGCCCGCCTGGCACAGATGGTACTGGAGTACGACCACCCCCTCaagaagctggcagaggagtttgggCCTCATACCCAG gccgtcagcagtgccctcctgtccctgcacttCCTCTTTGCCCGCCGCAACCAAAGTGCCGAGCAGTGGCgcagggagcagctcctcagcctgcttgGCACCGTGGGCACCAtgctcagccctgccagctccgACACC GTGGCATGCGAGtacctgtccctggaggtgatggagcGCTGGATCCTGC TGGGGTTCCTGGTGTGCCCGGGGGCACTGAACTCGTCCcctcagtgccaggagctgtggtGCCAGGCCCTGCAGGGCACTCTCTTTGTCACCCTGCTCCGGGACGAGGCCCTGCAGGTGCACAAAGTCAccgaggagctgctgggcagcctcaaGGG ctttgGCAAGCGTGTGGCAGACGTCAAGGAGTGCAAGGACCATGCCGTGGCACACAG TGGGTCCCTGCACCGGGGCCGGAGGAGTTACCTGCGTGGGgctgtgagggagctgtgggcactgctggaggaCCAACCTGGGCTGCTGGCACCTAAG GCCCTCTTTGTCTTCATGGCATTGTCCTTCTGCCGGGACGAGGTGGCCTGGCTGGCACGGCACGCCGGGCACGTCACCAAGACCAAGACCCCCGAGGACTTCATGGACAG CCAGGTGGCAgagttgctgttcctgatgGAGCAGCTGCGGCGCCTGGCACGGCAGCAGCGGCAGCTCCTGCGGCGTTACCACTGCCCCTACCTGGCACGCTTCGACGCGCTGGTGCTGAGCGAGGTCATCCAG AACCTCTCCGTGTGCCCCGAGGAGGAGTCAATCATCCTCTCCTCCTTCGTCAGCAGCCTCTCGGCTCTCTCGGGCAAGGAAG CTGacgagcagcagcagtttgacTTCCGAGCGCTGCGCCTGGACTGGTTCCGCCTGcag GCCTACACCAGCGTGGCCAAGGCAGCTCTGCCGCTGCGGCTCTGCCCGGCCGTGGCTCAGGTGCTGAACCTCATCGCGTTCCACACCAAGCTGCTGgacagcctggagcagctgctgcaggagacctCGGACCTCTCCGACCTCTG TTTCTACCCACGCCCACTGGAGAAGCTGTTCCTGGCGACCATGGAGGAGCCTTCGATGCTGCGCTACTGCCTGGCAttccccctgctctgtgcccacttCTCCCACTGCACCCACCCCATGTGCCCGGAGGAG tacccccagctggaggccactgccctggggctgtgccagaGGTTCCTGCAGGAGGTTGCCAGGGAGGCCTGCGGCTGCCTGCTGGAGGCCTGCGcggagcagcacagcctgagccagcAG ctgctgcccaagCACTGCGCTGGCACTGtgggcaaagctggcagcaagAAGTCCCTGAGGGCAGCAAGCAagaagggagaggctgagagggacaAGCCAGGGGCAGAGAGCCACAGGAGGGACAGGACCCACAGCACCAA cctggacaagctgcaccagacactggcagagctctccctcagcctcaactctgtgcccagcttcaGCGTCTTTGGGCACACAGTGGTGCCAGCTGAGTacctcagcagccagctggagctGCGCCTCACCAA aGCCATCGTGGCCCTGGCAGGCTACAACCAGGCCACCCAGGAGGTTGCCAGGCCCTcggaggtgctgctggggctgagctcctACATGAGCCTGGTGCagaggcagtgccagctgctggggctggaccCTGGGCGCCTGCTCCgcagtgtcctgctgcagcagacccAGCCCCGCGATGCCAGCGGGCACCAGACCCTCACCACCATCTACACCAACTG GTACCTGGAGGCGCTGCTGCGGCAGGCCAGCAGCGGTGCCCTGGTGCCCGCCCCGGCGCTGCAGGCGTTCCGCGCCGTGCCGCGGGAGGGCGAAGCTCCGCTCCGCGCCGAGCAGTTCTCTGACGTCTGCG AGATGCGggcgctggcagagctgctcggCCCCTACGGGATGAGGTTCCTGAGCGACAACCTGATGTGGCACGTGGGCTCCCAGGTGGCAGAGCTGAAG AAGCTGGTGGCAGAGAACATGGACACCTTGGTGCAGCTGCGCTCCAGCTGCGGCAGGCCCGAGCAGATGGCAGCGCTGGTGCCACGCCTGACCT CGGCCGAGAGCCTCCTGAAGCGCCTGACCATCGTGGGCCAGATCCTCAGCTTCAGAGCCAtggcccagcaggggctgcggGAG ATGGCTCAGCCCCGGAGGAGGACTACAaagtctgctgcctgctgctggtgttCGTGGCAGTGTCGCTGCCCCTGCTGGCATCCGACCCAGCCTCCTTCTACAGCACCCAGCTGGACG gCCATGCCAACAGCGCCCACTGCCTGGCCAAGGCAATcatccagctctctgctgccctcttcACGCTCCACAACAGGAACATCGAGACCCACCTGA
- the NCKAP1L gene encoding nck-associated protein 1-like isoform X8 produces the protein MSLPSIYQHKLAEKLTLLNERGRGVLVRIYHIKKTCSEPSSRPQFLSDKALEASLRAIGRRFPQLEPRSCSQLLAPLQKDKAALAQQLAPFYQTFLDVLEFRDHVYELLSTIDASQCFFDIHLNYDLTKSYLDLVATYVSLVLLLARTEDRRLLIGTYHCAHEMTHGTGDPSFARLAQMVLEYDHPLKKLAEEFGPHTQAVSSALLSLHFLFARRNQSAEQWRREQLLSLLGTVGTMLSPASSDTVACEYLSLEVMERWILLGFLVCPGALNSSPQCQELWCQALQGTLFVTLLRDEALQVHKVTEELLGSLKGFGKRVADVKECKDHAVAHSGSLHRGRRSYLRGAVRELWALLEDQPGLLAPKALFVFMALSFCRDEVAWLARHAGHVTKTKTPEDFMDSQVAELLFLMEQLRRLARQQRQLLRRYHCPYLARFDALVLSEVIQNLSVCPEEESIILSSFVSSLSALSGKEADEQQQFDFRALRLDWFRLQAYTSVAKAALPLRLCPAVAQVLNLIAFHTKLLDSLEQLLQETSDLSDLCFYPRPLEKLFLATMEEPSMLRYCLAFPLLCAHFSHCTHPMCPEEYPQLEATALGLCQRFLQEVAREACGCLLEACAEQHSLSQQLLPKHCAGTVGKAGSKKSLRAASKKGEAERDKPGAESHRRDRTHSTNLDKLHQTLAELSLSLNSVPSFSVFGHTVVPAEYLSSQLELRLTKAIVALAGYNQATQEVARPSEVLLGLSSYMSLVQRQCQLLGLDPGRLLRSVLLQQTQPRDASGHQTLTTIYTNWYLEALLRQASSGALVPAPALQAFRAVPREGEAPLRAEQFSDVCEMRALAELLGPYGMRFLSDNLMWHVGSQVAELKKLVAENMDTLVQLRSSCGRPEQMAALVPRLTSAESLLKRLTIVGQILSFRAMAQQGLREMAQPRRRTTKSAACCWCSWQCRCPCWHPTQPPSTAPSWTPVPPG, from the exons ATGTCCTTGCCCTCCATCTACCAGCAcaagctggcagagaagctgaccCTGCTGAACGAGCGAGGCAGAGGGGTCCTGGTCCGCATCTACCACATCAAGAAG ACCTGCTCGGAGCCCAGCTCGCGGCCGCAGTTCCTCTCGGACAAGGCCCTGGAGGCTTCGCTCAGAGCCATCGGCAGGAGGTTCCCGCAGCTGGAGCCGCGGAGCTGCTCG cagctcctggccccgCTGCAGAAGGACAAAGCTGcccttgcccagcagctggcacctttCTACCAGACCTTCCTGGACGTCCTGGAGTTCAGG GACCACGTCTACGAGCTGCTGAGCACCATCGATGCCAGCCAATGCTTCTTCGACATC cacctcaactaCGACCTGACCAAGAGCTACCTGGACCTGGTTGCCACCTACGtgtccctggtgctgctgctggcacgcACCGAGGACCGCAGGCTGCTGATTGGCACCTACCACTGTGCCCACGAGATGACTCACGGCACCGG TGACCCCAGCTTTGCCCGCCTGGCACAGATGGTACTGGAGTACGACCACCCCCTCaagaagctggcagaggagtttgggCCTCATACCCAG gccgtcagcagtgccctcctgtccctgcacttCCTCTTTGCCCGCCGCAACCAAAGTGCCGAGCAGTGGCgcagggagcagctcctcagcctgcttgGCACCGTGGGCACCAtgctcagccctgccagctccgACACC GTGGCATGCGAGtacctgtccctggaggtgatggagcGCTGGATCCTGC TGGGGTTCCTGGTGTGCCCGGGGGCACTGAACTCGTCCcctcagtgccaggagctgtggtGCCAGGCCCTGCAGGGCACTCTCTTTGTCACCCTGCTCCGGGACGAGGCCCTGCAGGTGCACAAAGTCAccgaggagctgctgggcagcctcaaGGG ctttgGCAAGCGTGTGGCAGACGTCAAGGAGTGCAAGGACCATGCCGTGGCACACAG TGGGTCCCTGCACCGGGGCCGGAGGAGTTACCTGCGTGGGgctgtgagggagctgtgggcactgctggaggaCCAACCTGGGCTGCTGGCACCTAAG GCCCTCTTTGTCTTCATGGCATTGTCCTTCTGCCGGGACGAGGTGGCCTGGCTGGCACGGCACGCCGGGCACGTCACCAAGACCAAGACCCCCGAGGACTTCATGGACAG CCAGGTGGCAgagttgctgttcctgatgGAGCAGCTGCGGCGCCTGGCACGGCAGCAGCGGCAGCTCCTGCGGCGTTACCACTGCCCCTACCTGGCACGCTTCGACGCGCTGGTGCTGAGCGAGGTCATCCAG AACCTCTCCGTGTGCCCCGAGGAGGAGTCAATCATCCTCTCCTCCTTCGTCAGCAGCCTCTCGGCTCTCTCGGGCAAGGAAG CTGacgagcagcagcagtttgacTTCCGAGCGCTGCGCCTGGACTGGTTCCGCCTGcag GCCTACACCAGCGTGGCCAAGGCAGCTCTGCCGCTGCGGCTCTGCCCGGCCGTGGCTCAGGTGCTGAACCTCATCGCGTTCCACACCAAGCTGCTGgacagcctggagcagctgctgcaggagacctCGGACCTCTCCGACCTCTG TTTCTACCCACGCCCACTGGAGAAGCTGTTCCTGGCGACCATGGAGGAGCCTTCGATGCTGCGCTACTGCCTGGCAttccccctgctctgtgcccacttCTCCCACTGCACCCACCCCATGTGCCCGGAGGAG tacccccagctggaggccactgccctggggctgtgccagaGGTTCCTGCAGGAGGTTGCCAGGGAGGCCTGCGGCTGCCTGCTGGAGGCCTGCGcggagcagcacagcctgagccagcAG ctgctgcccaagCACTGCGCTGGCACTGtgggcaaagctggcagcaagAAGTCCCTGAGGGCAGCAAGCAagaagggagaggctgagagggacaAGCCAGGGGCAGAGAGCCACAGGAGGGACAGGACCCACAGCACCAA cctggacaagctgcaccagacactggcagagctctccctcagcctcaactctgtgcccagcttcaGCGTCTTTGGGCACACAGTGGTGCCAGCTGAGTacctcagcagccagctggagctGCGCCTCACCAA aGCCATCGTGGCCCTGGCAGGCTACAACCAGGCCACCCAGGAGGTTGCCAGGCCCTcggaggtgctgctggggctgagctcctACATGAGCCTGGTGCagaggcagtgccagctgctggggctggaccCTGGGCGCCTGCTCCgcagtgtcctgctgcagcagacccAGCCCCGCGATGCCAGCGGGCACCAGACCCTCACCACCATCTACACCAACTG GTACCTGGAGGCGCTGCTGCGGCAGGCCAGCAGCGGTGCCCTGGTGCCCGCCCCGGCGCTGCAGGCGTTCCGCGCCGTGCCGCGGGAGGGCGAAGCTCCGCTCCGCGCCGAGCAGTTCTCTGACGTCTGCG AGATGCGggcgctggcagagctgctcggCCCCTACGGGATGAGGTTCCTGAGCGACAACCTGATGTGGCACGTGGGCTCCCAGGTGGCAGAGCTGAAG AAGCTGGTGGCAGAGAACATGGACACCTTGGTGCAGCTGCGCTCCAGCTGCGGCAGGCCCGAGCAGATGGCAGCGCTGGTGCCACGCCTGACCT CGGCCGAGAGCCTCCTGAAGCGCCTGACCATCGTGGGCCAGATCCTCAGCTTCAGAGCCAtggcccagcaggggctgcggGAG ATGGCTCAGCCCCGGAGGAGGACTACAaagtctgctgcctgctgctggtgttCGTGGCAGTGTCGCTGCCCCTGCTGGCATCCGACCCAGCCTCCTTCTACAGCACCCAGCTGGACG cctgtgccccccgGCTGA